The following are encoded in a window of Staphylococcus piscifermentans genomic DNA:
- a CDS encoding SepA family multidrug efflux transporter, whose product MKFFKNNFFNLISTLIVILVFVISGAIFLTLLGFVLYGLSRLLIFFHLGYFGYNKGFYQNLFYYGSYIVLGYFTMFTVEYLMDYFKKKLPQSPYFHGAIFHLISYSVTTVMFFFIVHIHYVYINIDYWVIMLIIAFLYICKEVFYPDSENLNRNK is encoded by the coding sequence TTGAAATTTTTTAAAAACAACTTTTTCAATCTTATATCTACTTTAATTGTTATCTTAGTGTTTGTGATTTCGGGTGCGATATTCCTCACACTTTTAGGTTTTGTATTATATGGGTTAAGTAGACTGCTTATTTTCTTTCATCTAGGGTATTTTGGTTATAATAAAGGTTTTTACCAAAATCTATTTTATTATGGCAGTTATATTGTACTCGGTTACTTTACAATGTTTACCGTAGAATATCTAATGGATTACTTTAAAAAGAAATTACCGCAGAGTCCATATTTTCACGGTGCAATTTTCCATCTGATTTCCTATTCTGTTACTACAGTGATGTTCTTTTTCATTGTGCACATTCATTATGTATATATAAATATTGATTATTGGGTTATTATGTTGATTATAGCTTTCTTATATATATGTAAAGAAGTATTTTATCCAGATAGCGAAAATCTAAATAGAAATAAGTAA
- a CDS encoding MDR family MFS transporter, whose amino-acid sequence MSEQVITKHRRNIIVTVMILSGFISILNQTLLNTALPAIMKGLHVGENTAQWLVTGFMLVNGVMIPLTAYLMDKIKTRPLYLASMGIFLAGTILAAIAPNFGILMTARVIQAMGAGIIMPLMQFTLFSLFPKDRRGFAMGLAGLVISFAPAIGPTLSGLIIDISSWRVPFIAVAVIAGAGFIFGATSISNYNEPKDITLDKLSVVYSTLGFGVMLYAFSNAGSLGFTSWMFYVPLIASLIVIGLFIKRQLTIANPILNLRVFKNKTFTLTTICSMIVMTSMIGPALLIPMYVQNAMGLSAMLSGMVILPGAIINGAMSIYTGKAYDKYGVRPLIIIGFTMLIILTGVLAFLRVDTPYWLLVVIYAIRMFSVSILTMPLNTAGVNALPNKDISHGTAIMNFARMMASSIGTALMVALMTLGAKTFAPKPHEAASKELLQREAVARGVDLSFGVITLLVIIGLVVGLFVRDKEKTRKAPNVREI is encoded by the coding sequence ATGTCCGAACAGGTCATAACCAAACATAGACGTAATATAATTGTTACAGTGATGATATTAAGTGGTTTTATTTCTATTCTTAACCAGACATTACTTAATACAGCTTTACCAGCGATTATGAAGGGGCTGCATGTTGGGGAGAATACTGCACAATGGTTAGTGACAGGTTTTATGCTCGTTAATGGCGTTATGATTCCATTAACAGCTTATTTAATGGATAAAATAAAAACTAGACCTTTGTATCTGGCCTCAATGGGTATCTTTTTAGCAGGTACAATTCTAGCAGCTATCGCACCTAATTTCGGAATCTTAATGACAGCACGTGTCATTCAAGCAATGGGTGCCGGTATTATAATGCCGTTAATGCAATTTACGTTATTTTCATTATTTCCGAAAGATAGACGTGGCTTTGCAATGGGGCTTGCTGGCCTAGTGATTTCCTTCGCCCCAGCAATAGGGCCGACTCTATCTGGTTTGATTATAGACATCAGCAGTTGGAGAGTACCTTTTATTGCAGTTGCTGTAATTGCAGGAGCAGGTTTTATATTCGGAGCAACAAGTATCTCTAACTATAATGAACCTAAAGATATTACATTGGACAAACTATCAGTTGTTTACTCAACGTTAGGTTTCGGTGTAATGTTATATGCATTTAGTAATGCTGGATCATTAGGGTTTACGAGTTGGATGTTCTATGTACCACTTATAGCAAGTTTAATTGTAATCGGTCTGTTTATTAAACGACAACTGACAATTGCGAATCCTATTTTGAACTTGAGAGTGTTTAAAAATAAAACCTTTACTCTTACTACAATCTGTTCAATGATTGTAATGACTTCTATGATAGGACCTGCATTGTTAATACCTATGTATGTACAAAATGCAATGGGACTTTCAGCAATGCTCTCTGGTATGGTGATTTTACCGGGTGCTATTATTAATGGTGCAATGTCGATATATACAGGGAAAGCTTACGATAAATACGGAGTAAGACCATTGATTATCATAGGTTTTACTATGTTGATAATCTTGACGGGTGTATTAGCTTTCTTACGGGTAGATACACCTTATTGGCTCCTTGTGGTCATTTATGCTATCAGAATGTTCTCGGTCTCTATATTAACGATGCCGTTAAATACAGCGGGCGTTAATGCTCTGCCGAACAAAGATATTTCGCATGGTACAGCAATTATGAACTTCGCTAGAATGATGGCTTCATCAATAGGTACTGCTTTAATGGTAGCCTTGATGACTTTGGGAGCAAAAACTTTTGCGCCAAAACCGCATGAAGCAGCGTCTAAAGAATTATTGCAAAGAGAGGCTGTTGCACGCGGAGTAGATTTATCCTTCGGTGTAATTACTTTATTAGTCATAATAGGTTTAGTTGTTGGATTATTTGTAAGAGACAAAGAAAAAACGCGTAAAGCACCGAACGTGCGAGAAATTTAA
- a CDS encoding P-loop NTPase, whose translation MLTVEQVNKLVGNLKDPILDVPLKDTGGIVNITIKEEIDHVSVKIAMAKLGGKPQLDLQMAIVETLKENGANTVGIRFEELKPETVAKFTGEDPNAEPQTIEGLLSKDNPVEFIAIASGKGGVGKSTVAVNLAVALAREGKKVGLIDADIYGFSVPDMMGIDKKPGIEGKSVKPVERHGVKVMSMAFFVEENAPVIWRGPMLGKMLTNFFTDVKWGELDYLLLDLPPGTGDVALDVHTMLPSSKEIIVTTPHPTAAFVAARAGAMAKHTEHSILGVIENMSYFESKETGNKEYVFGKDGGKKLADELNSELLGQLPLAQPTWDPKDFAPSIYQPTDKLGEIYQEMAQKIITKTMK comes from the coding sequence TTGTTAACAGTTGAACAAGTCAACAAATTAGTAGGGAATCTAAAAGATCCAATTTTAGATGTACCGCTTAAAGATACAGGTGGTATTGTCAATATCACAATAAAAGAAGAAATTGATCATGTCAGTGTCAAAATTGCAATGGCTAAATTAGGTGGGAAACCACAATTAGATTTGCAAATGGCTATTGTAGAAACCTTAAAAGAAAATGGGGCAAATACAGTAGGTATTCGTTTTGAAGAATTAAAACCTGAAACGGTTGCTAAATTTACAGGAGAAGATCCGAATGCTGAGCCTCAAACAATTGAAGGATTACTTTCAAAAGATAACCCAGTTGAATTTATTGCCATTGCTTCTGGTAAAGGCGGTGTAGGTAAATCAACAGTTGCAGTCAATCTTGCAGTAGCATTGGCAAGAGAAGGCAAGAAAGTAGGATTAATTGATGCGGATATTTATGGTTTCAGTGTTCCTGATATGATGGGAATCGATAAAAAACCAGGTATTGAAGGTAAATCAGTTAAACCAGTTGAACGTCACGGAGTTAAAGTGATGTCTATGGCATTCTTTGTTGAAGAAAATGCACCTGTTATCTGGCGTGGACCAATGTTAGGTAAAATGCTTACTAATTTCTTTACAGATGTAAAATGGGGAGAATTAGATTACTTATTATTAGATTTACCTCCAGGAACTGGAGATGTCGCTTTAGATGTGCATACAATGCTCCCTTCAAGTAAAGAAATCATTGTAACTACACCACATCCAACTGCAGCATTTGTTGCAGCACGTGCTGGTGCAATGGCTAAACATACTGAACACTCAATCCTAGGTGTTATTGAAAACATGTCTTATTTTGAAAGCAAGGAAACAGGAAATAAAGAATATGTTTTCGGTAAAGACGGCGGTAAAAAATTAGCAGATGAACTTAATTCAGAGTTATTGGGACAATTACCACTTGCTCAACCGACTTGGGATCCCAAAGATTTCGCGCCATCTATTTATCAGCCTACAGATAAATTAGGTGAAATATATCAAGAAATGGCACAAAAAATCATTACTAAAACAATGAAATAA